One window of the Labilibaculum sp. genome contains the following:
- a CDS encoding IS1182 family transposase, producing the protein MKLVPQKSHFKAYHQNQMILFPPSLSDFISSEHPVRTISSIIDGVQIDRILEKYSYTGAKAYHPKMMLKLLVYSYLCNVYSSRKIEQAASENVHFMWLSGMQKPDHNTIARFRSSRLKGVLKEVFSQVVLLLVDSGHIDLQTIYVDGTKIEANANKFSFVWGKAIQKNIQRMKDRLGELWDYTEQVAKSDLANVSKPDLSDVDPEKIEQTIETINEALRDKKVDAKKRRQLNYAKKNYADNLRKNEQKLKILEERNSYSKTDPDATFMRMKDDYMQNGQLKPGYNLQFSTQNQFIVNYSNHNNPTDTKTFIPHMKEVQQLYPDKLNSVCADSGYGSEENYEFLEAEGLTSFVKYNYFHKEQKKGAKTYCEFHPNNLFYDSKQDIYYCPMGQVMNLKKIKKEKSQAGHFKTIHVYQAQNCNGCPLRGMCHKAKGNRTIQINHRLNELRSKAREHLTSEEGLKHRSQRPVDVEAAFGNLKHNKGFKRFLLRGKEKVEIEMGLLALAINLKKMNSRKVA; encoded by the coding sequence AAAACCAGATGATTCTTTTTCCGCCTTCTCTCTCGGATTTCATATCATCTGAACACCCTGTTCGTACCATCAGCAGTATTATTGATGGTGTCCAGATAGATCGTATCCTTGAAAAATACAGTTATACGGGAGCAAAGGCCTATCATCCCAAAATGATGCTTAAGTTATTAGTTTATTCCTATTTGTGTAATGTATATTCCTCTCGAAAAATAGAGCAGGCGGCATCAGAAAATGTACATTTCATGTGGTTGTCAGGGATGCAAAAGCCAGATCACAATACGATTGCCCGCTTTAGAAGCAGTCGATTAAAAGGTGTTTTAAAGGAAGTGTTCAGTCAAGTAGTCCTGTTACTGGTAGATTCCGGACATATTGATCTACAAACCATATATGTCGATGGCACCAAGATCGAGGCCAATGCAAATAAGTTTTCGTTTGTTTGGGGTAAAGCCATTCAAAAGAATATCCAACGCATGAAGGATCGGTTGGGGGAACTTTGGGATTATACAGAGCAGGTAGCCAAATCGGATTTAGCAAATGTAAGTAAGCCCGATTTAAGTGATGTTGATCCAGAAAAAATAGAGCAGACCATTGAGACAATTAATGAGGCCTTGAGGGATAAGAAAGTGGATGCTAAGAAACGCCGGCAACTCAACTATGCCAAGAAGAATTATGCTGATAATCTCCGAAAAAACGAGCAAAAGCTAAAGATATTGGAAGAGCGAAATAGTTATTCAAAAACGGATCCGGATGCAACCTTTATGCGAATGAAGGATGACTATATGCAAAATGGTCAGCTAAAACCAGGATATAACCTGCAGTTTAGCACACAAAATCAATTCATTGTAAATTATTCAAACCATAATAATCCAACCGATACAAAAACCTTTATACCTCATATGAAAGAGGTTCAACAGTTGTATCCAGACAAACTAAACAGCGTATGTGCAGATTCCGGTTATGGGTCTGAGGAGAATTATGAATTTCTTGAAGCGGAAGGATTAACCTCTTTTGTGAAATACAATTACTTTCATAAAGAACAAAAGAAGGGAGCCAAAACTTATTGCGAGTTTCACCCCAACAATTTATTCTACGACTCTAAACAGGATATTTACTACTGCCCAATGGGACAAGTAATGAATCTTAAGAAGATAAAAAAGGAAAAAAGCCAAGCCGGTCATTTTAAGACAATCCATGTTTATCAAGCTCAAAACTGTAACGGATGCCCACTTAGGGGGATGTGTCACAAAGCAAAAGGTAATCGAACGATTCAGATCAATCACCGACTCAACGAATTAAGAAGTAAAGCACGAGAACATTTAACCTCAGAAGAAGGATTGAAGCACAGGAGTCAAAGACCGGTTGATGTAGAGGCCGCTTTTGGTAACCTTAAACACAATAAAGGATTTAAACGATTTTTACTTCGTGGCAAAGAAAAAGTAGAAATCGAAATGGGATTATTGGCTCTAGCCATAAATCTTAAGAAAATGAATAGTAGAAAAGTGGCCTAA
- a CDS encoding PLP-dependent aspartate aminotransferase family protein encodes MHIETLLAHLAEEGGVHDPYGASHLPIYQTATFDLKKQSGSKIYDYTRSDNPTRDALETVFAKAENGASCSCTHTGIGAIALLFETVLKANSKILVEKDCYGGTYRLLQVYKDKYNVEVFFADFTDLLEIQNLLETENFDLVLCESPTNPGMKIIDLRELARLAKNNGSKFAVDNSLATFASQKPLDLGADFSVFSATKYISGHGSTVAGALVSKSQEDGEKVAYFANAEGRSQNPFDVFLISLGIPTLPLRLKHHEQSAIQVAEYLEKHPKVNKLVYPGSKNHPQHELAKSQMKIFPGVLTVHMQNVETAEKLVAATRWFGEKASFGTADSRIEIPAKISHASFSKEDLQAIGIFPSTVRLSIGLEHIDDLHEDLENALK; translated from the coding sequence ATGCATATTGAAACTTTACTTGCACATTTGGCTGAAGAAGGTGGCGTGCACGATCCATACGGGGCGTCGCACTTACCAATTTATCAAACAGCTACCTTTGATCTGAAAAAACAGTCCGGATCTAAAATTTACGATTACACCCGCTCTGATAATCCAACAAGAGATGCTTTGGAAACGGTTTTTGCCAAGGCTGAAAATGGGGCATCTTGTTCGTGCACTCATACCGGGATTGGAGCAATTGCCCTGCTTTTCGAAACTGTATTAAAAGCAAACAGTAAAATTTTGGTTGAAAAAGATTGTTATGGCGGCACTTACCGACTTTTACAAGTGTATAAAGACAAATACAATGTAGAAGTTTTCTTTGCTGATTTTACTGATCTTTTGGAAATTCAAAACTTATTGGAAACCGAAAACTTTGATTTAGTTCTTTGTGAATCTCCCACCAATCCGGGAATGAAAATTATTGATTTAAGAGAATTGGCAAGGCTTGCCAAAAACAATGGAAGCAAATTTGCCGTTGATAACAGTCTCGCAACATTTGCATCTCAGAAACCGCTTGATTTGGGAGCTGATTTTTCTGTTTTCAGCGCTACAAAATACATTTCAGGACATGGAAGTACCGTTGCCGGTGCCTTGGTTTCCAAATCACAGGAAGATGGCGAAAAAGTTGCCTATTTTGCCAATGCCGAAGGTCGTTCCCAAAATCCTTTTGATGTGTTTTTAATCTCACTGGGAATACCTACTCTCCCCTTACGACTCAAGCATCATGAACAAAGTGCAATTCAGGTTGCTGAATATTTGGAGAAACACCCAAAAGTGAATAAGCTGGTGTATCCAGGTTCCAAAAATCATCCGCAACATGAGTTGGCAAAATCTCAAATGAAAATTTTCCCCGGCGTACTCACTGTTCACATGCAGAACGTTGAAACGGCTGAAAAATTGGTAGCAGCCACTCGCTGGTTTGGAGAAAAGGCCTCATTCGGAACTGCTGATTCCCGCATTGAAATTCCTGCTAAAATTAGTCATGCATCCTTTTCTAAAGAGGATCTGCAAGCGATTGGAATCTTCCCATCTACGGTTCGATTGTCCATCGGACTGGAACACATCGATGATCTGCATGAAGATTTAGAAAACGCACTTAAATAA
- a CDS encoding PLP-dependent transferase, producing MVKTPYRNITCGKSIPPHNVHAISVSLPTIQDVYSYEENKNNWRNCMETGYPRFFCHPYEKKVIEYFKAHFSISEEKHLFLFPSKSSCQLVSSFFELNFREYELNGIFTISVDSQNPALKKACDFIQHTGHKVFSRQLEDFLLKLKLINNPHQEEMLSTNPEQHVKQELQKQFLLDKNQNIELFSSGMNAIYSLFEGINQIQKLKKATVFIQYGWLYTDTIDILRKYSESYFEVICVYDEKELLLIIEANKGRIAAVFTEIPTNPFLHTPNLPFLYSHLSKLNIPLIVDGTIGTCVNMNYLPYCDFAVESLTKFASGMADVMAGCVVPNPNSNWTKNNLVNLKPYQQELYRRDLERIAFQISGMESRVKSIQKNVFELARFFESHPAVKTVNWSHHKRNKANYSKIEKEENNYTGLISIEFDGPIEKFYDALELPKGPSLGTEFTLVMPYFYLAHYDMIKSEKGRKLLTEKEINWELVRISVGTEPIEELIRIFEKALNQI from the coding sequence ATGGTTAAAACCCCATACCGAAACATAACTTGCGGAAAATCGATTCCACCACACAATGTTCACGCTATTTCTGTTAGTCTTCCAACTATTCAGGATGTATATTCCTATGAAGAAAATAAGAATAACTGGCGGAATTGCATGGAAACAGGCTATCCCCGCTTTTTCTGTCATCCTTACGAAAAAAAGGTTATTGAATATTTTAAGGCTCATTTTTCAATTAGCGAAGAGAAACATCTCTTCCTGTTTCCATCAAAATCCTCCTGTCAACTTGTAAGTAGTTTTTTTGAACTTAATTTCAGAGAATATGAATTAAACGGAATCTTCACCATTTCTGTTGATTCGCAAAATCCTGCTCTCAAAAAAGCATGCGACTTTATTCAGCATACCGGACACAAAGTTTTTTCGAGACAATTAGAGGATTTCTTACTCAAGCTAAAACTCATAAACAATCCCCATCAAGAGGAAATGCTTTCTACCAATCCGGAACAGCACGTTAAACAAGAACTCCAAAAACAGTTCCTGCTAGATAAAAATCAAAATATTGAACTATTTTCGAGTGGAATGAATGCAATATATTCTCTTTTTGAGGGCATTAATCAAATTCAAAAGCTAAAAAAAGCCACTGTTTTCATTCAATATGGTTGGTTATACACCGATACCATAGATATTTTGAGAAAGTACAGTGAATCTTATTTTGAGGTAATCTGTGTTTACGACGAGAAAGAATTACTATTGATAATAGAAGCTAACAAAGGGAGAATTGCCGCAGTATTTACCGAAATCCCAACCAATCCTTTTCTTCACACTCCTAATTTGCCTTTTCTATATTCGCATTTAAGCAAGCTCAATATCCCATTAATTGTGGATGGAACAATTGGAACATGCGTGAATATGAATTATCTGCCTTATTGTGATTTTGCGGTAGAAAGCCTCACAAAATTTGCATCTGGAATGGCTGATGTTATGGCTGGTTGTGTTGTTCCAAATCCTAATTCGAACTGGACAAAGAACAATTTGGTTAATTTAAAACCCTACCAACAAGAATTATACAGAAGAGATTTGGAACGAATTGCATTTCAAATTTCAGGTATGGAATCGAGAGTTAAATCCATTCAAAAAAATGTATTTGAATTGGCTCGTTTTTTCGAATCACATCCTGCTGTAAAGACAGTTAATTGGTCTCACCATAAAAGAAACAAAGCCAACTATTCGAAAATTGAAAAAGAAGAAAACAACTATACCGGTTTAATTTCTATTGAATTTGATGGCCCAATTGAAAAGTTCTATGATGCTCTTGAACTCCCGAAAGGTCCAAGCCTCGGTACAGAATTCACATTGGTAATGCCTTATTTTTATTTGGCTCATTACGATATGATTAAATCTGAAAAGGGACGAAAACTGCTTACCGAAAAGGAAATCAACTGGGAATTGGTTCGTATATCAGTGGGTACAGAGCCAATCGAAGAATTAATCAGAATTTTCGAAAAAGCCTTAAATCAAATCTAA
- a CDS encoding alkene reductase: MIKNTLLTPFAIGKIELENRMVMAPMTRNRAGEGNAPTKLMTEYYQQRAGAGLIITEASQISPQGMGYPATPGIYSKVQVEGWKQVTKAVHDKGGKIFIQLWHVGRISHPDFHNGELPVAPSAVRPAGQAFTYEGLKDFVTPRALETEEIASIVEDYKKAAKNAKDAGFDGVEIHAANGYLIDQFLEDKTNHRTDKYGGTVENRARFLFEVLDATLQVWDSSAVGIRLSPSGLFNDMGDSDPTSIFNYVIEKLNAYDLSYLHLIEPLMPLDDHPQLIKNVVDYYGKQYKGVRMVNGGFTKETGHKVIASKKAELVSFGVPYLANPDLEKRFEQGAELNVANKETFYGGNEVGYTDYPALV, from the coding sequence ATGATTAAAAATACATTATTGACTCCTTTTGCGATTGGTAAAATCGAATTGGAAAATAGAATGGTGATGGCTCCAATGACCAGAAACAGAGCTGGAGAAGGAAATGCTCCTACCAAACTAATGACAGAATATTACCAACAAAGGGCAGGAGCAGGATTAATTATTACAGAGGCCAGTCAAATTTCGCCTCAAGGAATGGGGTATCCGGCAACGCCTGGAATTTATAGTAAAGTTCAGGTGGAAGGCTGGAAACAAGTTACAAAGGCTGTTCATGACAAAGGCGGAAAGATATTTATACAACTTTGGCATGTTGGGCGAATTTCGCATCCTGATTTTCACAACGGAGAATTACCGGTAGCGCCTTCGGCTGTTCGGCCGGCGGGACAAGCATTTACGTATGAGGGACTGAAAGATTTTGTGACTCCGAGAGCTTTGGAAACAGAGGAGATTGCAAGCATTGTGGAAGATTATAAAAAAGCAGCGAAAAATGCGAAGGATGCAGGTTTTGACGGCGTTGAAATTCATGCAGCAAATGGTTATTTAATCGATCAGTTTTTGGAAGATAAAACAAACCACCGAACTGATAAATATGGTGGAACAGTAGAGAATCGAGCCCGTTTTCTGTTTGAGGTTTTAGACGCAACGCTGCAGGTTTGGGATTCTTCAGCGGTGGGTATTCGTCTTTCGCCTAGTGGTTTATTTAATGATATGGGAGATTCGGATCCAACATCAATTTTTAATTATGTGATTGAAAAATTGAACGCATATGATCTTTCTTATTTGCATTTGATTGAACCATTGATGCCTCTTGATGATCACCCTCAATTGATAAAGAATGTGGTTGATTATTACGGGAAACAGTACAAAGGTGTTCGTATGGTGAATGGAGGATTTACGAAAGAGACAGGTCATAAAGTTATTGCTTCGAAAAAAGCAGAATTGGTTTCTTTCGGAGTACCCTATTTAGCCAATCCTGATTTAGAAAAACGATTTGAACAAGGAGCTGAATTGAATGTAGCTAATAAAGAAACTTTTTACGGGGGTAACGAAGTTGGATATACCGACTATCCGGCTCTTGTATAG
- a CDS encoding U32 family peptidase, which yields MKQIELLAPAKNMETGMAAINYGADAIYIGAPKFGARSAAGNTLEDIGELIKYAHKYWAKVFITMNTILYDHELKEAEELIHKLYKLGADALIVQDMGVLEMNLPPIELHASTQTHNYDIDRIKFLEQVGFKRIILARELSLDQIKEIRKNTTAELEYFIHGALCVSLSGQCYFSHAVGGRSANRGECSQACRMKYDLVDGEGKVIAKDKHLLSLKDLNLSGHMKELVESGICSLKIEGRLKDSSYLKNVTNYYRKELDDVFAKKKEFEKASSGTVKPNFEPDLERTFNRGFTNYFFTGRIPEIANFHTPKSLGKEIGKIVDIRKDHFIIDTKFEIHNGDGLCFFNHNKLLKGILVNGVKGKQVFPNEMSMLVKGAVLYRNNDHEFAKMLKRDNSIRRISTDLFLEFKENILTLFAADEDGISASVQLKEEFELARNAEMAITNLKNQLSKSGDSIYSINSIDTNFTEAPFVQAKVLNELRRQVLDSLTENRLNAFQQPKTRALISHPKYHTKNLNYMGNVVNCKAEEFYLKCGVEKIEKGFELQSNFKGKTLMTTKHCLRHEFGLCNKEVSTGQKTNQPLYLVDNKNRYKLEFQCQRCEMKIIFE from the coding sequence ATGAAACAAATAGAACTATTAGCTCCAGCCAAAAATATGGAAACAGGAATGGCTGCCATTAATTACGGAGCTGATGCTATATATATTGGTGCACCTAAATTTGGTGCCCGATCAGCCGCAGGAAATACTCTCGAAGATATTGGGGAGTTGATTAAATATGCTCATAAATACTGGGCGAAAGTATTCATCACGATGAATACGATTCTATATGACCATGAATTAAAAGAAGCTGAAGAGCTGATTCATAAACTTTATAAGCTTGGCGCTGATGCTTTAATTGTTCAGGATATGGGTGTTCTGGAAATGAATCTTCCTCCTATCGAACTTCATGCCAGTACACAAACTCATAATTACGATATCGATCGGATTAAATTTTTAGAACAAGTCGGATTTAAAAGAATTATTCTTGCCCGGGAGCTTTCCTTGGATCAAATTAAAGAAATCCGCAAAAATACTACGGCAGAGCTTGAATATTTTATTCACGGCGCATTATGTGTTTCACTTAGTGGGCAGTGCTATTTCTCTCATGCTGTTGGCGGACGCTCTGCAAATCGCGGAGAATGCAGTCAGGCTTGCCGGATGAAATACGATTTGGTTGACGGAGAAGGAAAAGTAATTGCGAAAGACAAACACCTGCTCTCTTTAAAAGACCTGAATCTCTCGGGTCATATGAAAGAATTGGTGGAAAGCGGCATTTGCTCTCTGAAAATTGAGGGACGTTTAAAAGACAGTTCCTATCTAAAGAATGTTACAAACTATTACAGAAAAGAATTAGATGATGTTTTTGCAAAGAAAAAAGAATTTGAAAAAGCATCGTCAGGGACAGTTAAACCAAACTTTGAACCGGATTTAGAGAGAACTTTTAACCGCGGTTTCACCAACTATTTTTTTACAGGTAGAATTCCCGAAATCGCAAATTTCCACACGCCAAAATCATTAGGAAAAGAAATTGGTAAGATTGTTGACATCCGAAAAGATCATTTTATAATTGATACCAAATTTGAAATTCACAATGGTGATGGTCTTTGCTTTTTTAATCACAATAAGCTGTTAAAAGGAATTCTGGTGAATGGAGTAAAAGGGAAACAGGTTTTCCCAAATGAAATGAGCATGCTGGTTAAAGGTGCTGTTTTGTATCGTAATAACGATCACGAATTTGCCAAAATGCTAAAAAGAGACAACTCTATCAGAAGAATTTCAACGGATCTTTTTCTGGAATTTAAAGAAAATATTCTGACCTTATTTGCTGCAGATGAAGACGGCATTAGTGCTTCGGTTCAACTTAAGGAAGAGTTTGAATTGGCCCGCAATGCTGAAATGGCAATTACTAATCTTAAAAATCAATTATCAAAATCGGGAGATTCAATCTACTCGATCAATTCCATTGACACCAACTTTACTGAAGCTCCCTTTGTTCAGGCCAAAGTGCTGAATGAGCTGCGCCGACAGGTTCTTGATTCTTTAACTGAAAATCGGCTTAATGCATTTCAACAGCCCAAAACGAGAGCGCTAATCTCGCATCCCAAATACCACACAAAAAACCTGAATTATATGGGTAATGTGGTAAATTGTAAAGCCGAAGAGTTTTATCTCAAGTGTGGGGTCGAAAAAATCGAAAAAGGTTTCGAGTTGCAATCCAATTTCAAAGGAAAAACACTCATGACCACAAAACATTGTTTGCGTCATGAATTTGGTCTGTGCAACAAAGAGGTCAGTACCGGACAAAAAACAAATCAACCATTGTATCTTGTTGATAATAAAAATCGTTACAAACTTGAATTTCAGTGCCAGCGTTGCGAAATGAAAATTATTTTTGAATAG
- a CDS encoding ATP-binding protein gives MVHYIEKLIREGEHQQQDFKFCIADSRKIAKSLSAFANTDGGKLLIGVKDNGKIAGAKVEEEFHMIKAAAEMYCRPKITFESKVWQINGKNVLEITVHPSKKMPHYAENEKGKWLAYLRRDDENILANKVLLEVWKQKSKPIGTYLKYTETETILMEYLNNNQEISLNLFCRIAKISRYKAERIVVKLICWNVIELSFYEGGTKYLIKREENSIIQQPPVNDY, from the coding sequence ATGGTTCACTATATAGAAAAATTAATTCGCGAAGGAGAACATCAGCAACAGGATTTTAAATTCTGCATTGCTGATTCCCGGAAAATTGCCAAATCCTTGTCTGCTTTTGCCAATACCGACGGAGGAAAATTACTTATTGGTGTGAAAGACAATGGGAAAATTGCCGGGGCAAAAGTAGAAGAGGAATTCCATATGATAAAAGCCGCTGCTGAGATGTACTGCCGTCCCAAAATTACTTTCGAAAGCAAAGTCTGGCAAATAAACGGAAAAAATGTTTTGGAAATCACTGTACATCCTTCAAAAAAAATGCCTCATTATGCCGAAAATGAGAAAGGGAAATGGTTGGCGTACCTGAGAAGAGATGATGAAAATATTTTGGCAAACAAAGTTCTTCTTGAAGTTTGGAAACAAAAATCAAAACCAATTGGCACTTATTTAAAATACACCGAAACAGAGACCATTCTAATGGAATACCTCAATAATAATCAAGAGATTAGTCTCAATCTATTTTGCAGAATTGCAAAAATTAGTCGTTACAAGGCAGAACGAATAGTCGTGAAACTAATTTGCTGGAATGTTATTGAATTGAGCTTTTATGAAGGAGGTACTAAATATCTCATAAAACGAGAAGAAAATTCAATTATACAACAACCACCTGTCAATGATTATTAA
- a CDS encoding TatD family hydrolase: protein MVSYINIHTHNCSYQSNVRSILPIQSEEQLLDSQTVSYSVGIHPWAIKSINIPSTLNNIENLASYPSVLAIGEIGLDRIIETPLSIQKEIFLKQLQIADQFNKPVIIHCVKCYSEIISIRKKTNTKLPWIIHGFVKNLQIAEDLIELGCYISFGKALLINKNLQHIFKTLPVKKIFLETDDSDTDIEEIYKKAATIKDLKIEDLQKELLSNFTTCFNK, encoded by the coding sequence GTGGTATCCTATATCAATATACATACGCATAACTGTAGTTATCAGTCCAATGTTCGTTCTATCCTACCAATTCAGTCGGAAGAACAACTGTTAGACAGCCAAACGGTATCTTATTCTGTAGGAATTCATCCATGGGCAATTAAGTCCATAAACATTCCTTCGACATTGAATAACATAGAAAATCTGGCTTCATACCCGTCAGTTTTAGCCATTGGAGAAATAGGGCTTGATCGAATCATCGAAACTCCTCTTTCCATTCAGAAAGAAATATTTTTGAAACAATTGCAGATAGCCGATCAGTTTAATAAGCCTGTAATTATCCATTGCGTAAAATGTTATTCAGAAATAATCAGCATTCGTAAAAAAACAAATACTAAGCTGCCATGGATTATTCATGGATTTGTTAAGAACTTGCAAATTGCCGAAGATTTAATAGAATTGGGATGTTACATTTCATTTGGAAAGGCTTTACTGATTAATAAGAATTTACAACACATTTTCAAAACACTTCCTGTAAAAAAAATATTTCTTGAAACGGATGACAGTGATACAGATATTGAAGAAATATACAAAAAGGCAGCTACTATAAAAGATCTTAAAATAGAGGATCTACAAAAAGAATTACTATCAAATTTTACGACCTGTTTTAATAAATGA
- a CDS encoding tRNA threonylcarbamoyladenosine dehydratase produces the protein MMNTEWLSRTELLLGNDKLDKLKNAHVLVVGLGGVGAYAAEQICRAGVGEMTIVDGDDIEITNINRQLPASISNLGKDKAKVMGERLLDINPNLKLNVLNEYLRDERMIEVLREKKYDYVLDAIDTLAPKIFLIYHSLKNNLKIVSAMGAGGKMDPTKIQITDISKSYNCKLARMLRKKLHQLGVHEGVQVVFSPEEVSKDAVVLAESKNKRSNVGTISYMPPLFGCFCSSVVINGLLSD, from the coding sequence ATGATGAATACAGAATGGCTAAGTAGAACAGAACTGCTTCTTGGGAATGATAAATTGGACAAACTAAAAAATGCACATGTTCTGGTTGTTGGACTAGGTGGTGTTGGAGCTTACGCGGCAGAACAAATATGTCGCGCCGGTGTTGGAGAAATGACCATTGTTGATGGCGACGATATTGAAATTACAAATATCAACCGTCAACTCCCCGCAAGTATTAGTAATCTGGGGAAAGATAAGGCGAAAGTAATGGGCGAACGTCTTTTGGATATCAATCCTAATTTAAAACTCAACGTACTTAACGAATACCTTCGTGACGAAAGAATGATTGAAGTTTTACGAGAAAAAAAGTACGACTATGTTTTGGATGCAATAGATACTTTGGCTCCAAAAATTTTTCTAATCTACCACAGTTTAAAAAACAATCTAAAAATTGTGAGCGCAATGGGTGCTGGAGGAAAAATGGACCCAACAAAAATTCAGATTACTGATATCTCCAAATCTTATAACTGCAAATTGGCAAGAATGCTTCGTAAAAAACTTCACCAATTGGGTGTACACGAGGGCGTACAAGTCGTTTTTTCTCCCGAAGAGGTATCTAAAGATGCAGTTGTACTCGCTGAAAGCAAAAATAAAAGATCAAATGTAGGTACCATTTCATATATGCCGCCTTTATTCGGATGCTTCTGCTCTTCGGTAGTAATAAATGGTTTATTATCAGATTAA
- a CDS encoding methylated-DNA--[protein]-cysteine S-methyltransferase, with product MIYYDILPSPLGNLLLVADDSGLKQILFDEKNQSNKLKPNWIKDSNKLKTVADQLISYFTNERTTFDIKLSPDGTAFQKQIWNQLLKIPYGETCSYQDIAIAINKPSACRAIGMANSKNPIPIIIPCHRIIGKNGKLTGYAGGLANKAKLLKIENIDLTPSKEQYLLF from the coding sequence ATGATCTACTACGATATTCTTCCGTCTCCTTTGGGTAATTTGTTGCTTGTTGCAGATGATAGTGGTCTTAAACAAATTCTATTTGATGAAAAAAATCAATCAAATAAACTAAAACCAAATTGGATCAAAGATTCCAATAAATTAAAGACGGTTGCCGATCAATTAATTTCCTACTTTACCAATGAGCGAACTACATTTGATATAAAACTCTCGCCTGATGGAACTGCTTTTCAAAAACAAATATGGAATCAACTTCTGAAGATTCCATATGGTGAAACATGTTCTTATCAGGATATTGCCATTGCTATTAATAAACCTTCTGCCTGTAGAGCAATCGGAATGGCCAATTCAAAAAACCCGATACCTATAATCATTCCCTGTCATCGGATTATCGGAAAAAATGGGAAACTTACGGGTTATGCCGGAGGACTTGCCAATAAAGCTAAACTACTAAAAATTGAAAACATTGATCTTACTCCTTCAAAAGAACAATATCTGCTGTTTTAA